One segment of Gasterosteus aculeatus chromosome 3, fGasAcu3.hap1.1, whole genome shotgun sequence DNA contains the following:
- the epb41l3b gene encoding band 4.1-like protein 3b isoform X14: protein MTTESGADSEAKQPRENKETEKEKGKAKAAAAAAAAEPASPQNQPEQFPAAAGHSTPARKEQEQQEVDQVSHRSSISRLSRSPLKGVKKTKIMECKVALLDGSDFTLNLEKRARGHVLFDKICEHLNLLEKDYFGITCRDVENQKNWIDPGKELKKQIRTGPWNFAFNVKFYPPDPAQLTEDITRYYLCLQLRDDVVSGRLPCSFATHTVLGSYAVQSELGDYDPEELGSDYISELRFAPNQTKELEEKVMELHKTYKGMTPAEAEIHFLENAKKLSMYGVDLHHAKLVGSCLAPSEGEDSEGVEIMLGVCSSGLLIYRDRLRINRFAWPKILKISYKRNNFYIKIRPGEFEQFESTIGFKLPNHRAAKRLWKVCVEHHTFFRLVSPESQPKKFLSLGSKFRYSGRTQAQSRRASSMINRLAPLVERSSSKRYNMSLSLDGAPIAENHETPMKDSAAAGAAKILTKGDLITTVTTEKKAEEEKAEQEDAPTDAAETQEPTTPLRHDTKCSSHVYTTDPLRSELSLPSSPVSSPKVRRRRRENARKRASSVSPAKSTAGCRRRQAHADRKAALLDEQVLLLSARKQRLEQGKSRGGTLFSFSLHLPDLSSLLDEDGYISFPDLSEMRFLPMCAQNFMAIKSPSLIPCFLFIFFFLLSTSFSVPYALTLSFPLALCLCYLEPKAASLTASIAQGYHDHDSSEEEETDSEQTDFAFDGEMTATESDADDDSEMRTQDTSPPEEMLKHQTNISELKRSFLETGESSPGLTEWEKRLSSSPAHSPRGDEAPMIEPLELQDTKDEPPASEETKEEVEPKTTKGPPEPEEKVVVATETEAAPAESTGPTGCDVVEVGTKEVPVVHTETKTITYESAEVETNGDVDPGVLLSAQTITSETTSTTTTTHITKTVKGGISETRIEKRIVITGDTDIDHDQALAQAIKEAKEQHPDMSVTKVVVHKETEITPEEGED, encoded by the exons ATGACAACTGAATCGGGCGCAGACTCGGAGGCCAAGCAGCCGCGGGAGAACAAGGAgactgagaaagagaaaggaaaagctaaagcagcagcagcagcagcagccgccgaaCCCGCCTCGCCTCAGAACCAGCCGGAGCAGTTTCCCGCCGCAGCCGGACACAGCACCCCGGCCAGGAAAGAACAG gagcagcaggaggtggaccAGGTCTCCCACAGGTCCTCCATCAGTCGCCTCTCCCGGTCTCCTTTGAAAGGAGTGAAGAAGACGAAGATCATGGAGTGTAAGGTTGCCCTGCTGGATGGCTCCGACTTCACCCTTAATTTGGAG AAACGAGCCAGAGGCCATGTGCTCTTTGATAAAATATGTGAACACCTCAATCTACTGGAGAAGGACTACTTTGGCATCACCTGCAGAGATGTAGAAAATCAGAAG AATTGGATAGACCCTGGCAAGGAGCTGAAGAAGCAGATCAGGA CCGGCCCCTGGAACTTTGCTTTCAACGTTAAGTTTTATCCTCCCGACCCCGCCCAGCTGACTGAGGATATCACAAG gtaCTACCTCTGTCTGCAGCTGAGAGATGACGTGGTTTCGGGCCGTCTGCCCTGCTCCTTTGCCACCCACACGGTGCTGGGCTCCTACGCAGTGCAGTCCGAACTGGGAGACTACGACCCCGAGGAATTGGGCAGCGACTACATCAGCGAACTGCGTTTCGCACCCAACCAAACCAAAGAGCTTGAGGAGAAGGTCATGGAACTCCACAAGACCTACAA GGGGATGACGCCAGCCGAAGCAGAGATACACTTCCTGGAAAATGCCAAGAAACTGTCCATGTACGGCGTGGACCTGCACCACGCGAAG TTGGTAGGGAGTTGCTTGGCTCCATCTGAGGGAGAG GACTCTGAGGGAGTGGAGATCATGTTGGGAGTTTGCTCAAGTGGCCTGCTCATCTACAGAGACAGGTTGCGAATCAACCGGTTCGCTTGGCCCAAAATCCTGAAGATCTCCTACAAGAGGAACAACTTTTACATCAAAATCCGGCCCGGCGAG TTTGAGCAGTTTGAAAGCACAATCGGCTTCAAGCTTCCAAATCACCGCGCTGCCAAAAGGCTGTGGAAGGTCTGCGTGGAGCATCACACCTTCTTCAG GCTCGTGTCCCCCGAGTCTCAACCGAAGAAGTTCCTGAGCCTGGGCTCCAAGTTTCGCTACAGCGGCAGAACGCAGGCTCAGAGCCGCAGGGCGAGCTCTATGATCAACAGACTCGCCCCGCTCGTCGAACGCTCCTCCAGCAAACGCTACAACATGTCGCTCAGCTTAGATGGAG CACCAATCGCGGAGAACCATGAGACTCCGATGAAGGACAGTGCCGCTGCTGGGGCGGCCAAAATCCTTACTAAGGGAGACCTTATCACCACGGTGACGACCGAGaaaaaggcagaggaggagaaggcggAGCAGGAGGACGCTCCGACGGATGCCGCAGAGACGCAGGAACCGACAACGCCGCTGAGACACGACACAAAG TGCTCCTCCCATGTGTACACAACCGACCCCCTCCGCTCAGAGCTCTCACTCCCCTCATCTCCCGTGTCATCACCTAAAGTACGGCGGAGGCGCAGGGAGAACGCGCGTAAACGGGCCTCGTCTGTCAGTCCGGCCAAGAGCACCGCCGGGTGCCGCCGCCGGCAAGCCCACGCCGACCGCAAGGCCGCCCTGCTGGACgagcaggtgctgctgctgtcggcCCGCAAGCAGCGGCTGGAGCAGGGCAAGAGCCGCGGCGGCacgctcttctccttctccctgcaCCTGCCCGACCTGTCCTCCTTGCTGGACGAGGACGGCTACATCTCCTTTCCCGACCTGTCGGAGATGCGCTTCCTCCCGATGTGCGCGCAGAACTTCATGGCGATTAAGTCCCCGTCGCTCATCCcctgcttcctcttcatcttcttcttcttgctctccacctccttctcggTGCCGTACGccctcaccctctctttccCCCTGGCGCTGTGCCTCTGCTACCTGGAGCCCAAGGCAGCCTCCCTGACCGCTTCCATAGCCCAGGGCTACCATGACCATGACAgttcagaggaagaggag ACTGACAGTGAACAAACTGATTTTGCCTTTGATGGGGAGATGACTGCCACGGAG TCGGACGCAGACGACGACTCTGAGATGCGGACTCAG GACACCTCGCCTCCGGAGGAGATGCTCAAACACCAGACCAACATCAGCGAACTGAAGCGCTCCTTCTTGGAGACGGGCGAGAGCTCGCCGGGCCTGACGGAGTGGGAGAAGAGGCTGTCCTCGTCCCCCGCGCACTCGCCCAGAGGGGACGAAGCGCCGATGATAGAGCCTCTGGAGCTGCAGGAT ACGAAAGACGAACCGCCTGCAAGCGAAGAAACAAAGGAGGAGGTAGAACCTAAAACCACCAAG GGACCCCCTGAACCAGAGGAGAAGGTGGTGGTTGCCACGGAGACGGAGGCAGCACCGGCAGAGTCGACAGGCCCAACG GGTTGCGACGTCGTCGAGGTGGGAACCAAAGAGGTGCCCGTAGTCCACACGGAGACAAAAACGATCACCTACGAGTCTGCAGAG GTGGAGACTAATGGCGACGTGGACCCTGGGGTGTTGCTGAGTGCTCAGACAATCACCTCGGAAACCACCAGCACCACGAcaaccacacacatcacaaag ACGGTGAAAGGAGGAATATCAGAGACAAGAATTGAGAAAAGGATTGTCATTACAGGGGACACAGACATCGACCACGATCAG GCTCTGGCTCAGGCCATAAAGGAGGCTAAAGAACAGCATCCTGACATGTCAGTGACCAAAGTAGTGGTACATAAAGAGACAGAGATCAcgccagaggagggggaggactgA
- the epb41l3b gene encoding band 4.1-like protein 3b isoform X3 gives MTTESGADSEAKQPRENKETEKEKGKAKAAAAAAAAEPASPQNQPEQFPAAAGHSTPARKEQEQQEVDQVSHRSSISRLSRSPLKGVKKTKIMECKVALLDGSDFTLNLEKRARGHVLFDKICEHLNLLEKDYFGITCRDVENQKNWIDPGKELKKQIRTGPWNFAFNVKFYPPDPAQLTEDITRYYLCLQLRDDVVSGRLPCSFATHTVLGSYAVQSELGDYDPEELGSDYISELRFAPNQTKELEEKVMELHKTYKGMTPAEAEIHFLENAKKLSMYGVDLHHAKLVGSCLAPSEGEDSEGVEIMLGVCSSGLLIYRDRLRINRFAWPKILKISYKRNNFYIKIRPGEFEQFESTIGFKLPNHRAAKRLWKVCVEHHTFFRLVSPESQPKKFLSLGSKFRYSGRTQAQSRRASSMINRLAPLVERSSSKRYNMSLSLDGAPIAENHETPMKDSAAAGAAKILTKGDLITTVTTEKKAEEEKAEQEDAPTDAAETQEPTTPLRHDTKCSSHVYTTDPLRSELSLPSSPVSSPKVRRRRRENARKRASSVSPAKSTAGCRRRQAHADRKAALLDEQVLLLSARKQRLEQGKSRGGTLFSFSLHLPDLSSLLDEDGYISFPDLSEMRFLPMCAQNFMAIKSPSLIPCFLFIFFFLLSTSFSVPYALTLSFPLALCLCYLEPKAASLTASIAQGYHDHDSSEEEETDSEQTDFAFDGEMTATESDADDDSEMRTQDTSPPEEMLKHQTNISELKRSFLETGESSPGLTEWEKRLSSSPAHSPRGDEAPMIEPLELQDTKDEPPASEETKEEVEPKTTKAAEYLVKYVGDSVATDLASSSGLHGISPSTTMDDDVFMDGTLREVDEVAEREEIKVSPGAVRQEVYQAISDKKGTLIILKEADDKVDAEGKETGAAGEEEEPALRGEAEGGENEAVMGVEIWSPKMEANGVTQIKGTDSPKKAMASWISEVVKTEATEVVGASTKASDAPQPGEEVQTEQSKSGPSQITPPESSTTSLAVSTLGWVPSSEKGPPEPEEKVVVATETEAAPAESTGPTGCDVVEVGTKEVPVVHTETKTITYESAEVETNGDVDPGVLLSAQTITSETTSTTTTTHITKTVKGGISETRIEKRIVITGDTDIDHDQALAQAIKEAKEQHPDMSVTKVVVHKETEITPEEGED, from the exons ATGACAACTGAATCGGGCGCAGACTCGGAGGCCAAGCAGCCGCGGGAGAACAAGGAgactgagaaagagaaaggaaaagctaaagcagcagcagcagcagcagccgccgaaCCCGCCTCGCCTCAGAACCAGCCGGAGCAGTTTCCCGCCGCAGCCGGACACAGCACCCCGGCCAGGAAAGAACAG gagcagcaggaggtggaccAGGTCTCCCACAGGTCCTCCATCAGTCGCCTCTCCCGGTCTCCTTTGAAAGGAGTGAAGAAGACGAAGATCATGGAGTGTAAGGTTGCCCTGCTGGATGGCTCCGACTTCACCCTTAATTTGGAG AAACGAGCCAGAGGCCATGTGCTCTTTGATAAAATATGTGAACACCTCAATCTACTGGAGAAGGACTACTTTGGCATCACCTGCAGAGATGTAGAAAATCAGAAG AATTGGATAGACCCTGGCAAGGAGCTGAAGAAGCAGATCAGGA CCGGCCCCTGGAACTTTGCTTTCAACGTTAAGTTTTATCCTCCCGACCCCGCCCAGCTGACTGAGGATATCACAAG gtaCTACCTCTGTCTGCAGCTGAGAGATGACGTGGTTTCGGGCCGTCTGCCCTGCTCCTTTGCCACCCACACGGTGCTGGGCTCCTACGCAGTGCAGTCCGAACTGGGAGACTACGACCCCGAGGAATTGGGCAGCGACTACATCAGCGAACTGCGTTTCGCACCCAACCAAACCAAAGAGCTTGAGGAGAAGGTCATGGAACTCCACAAGACCTACAA GGGGATGACGCCAGCCGAAGCAGAGATACACTTCCTGGAAAATGCCAAGAAACTGTCCATGTACGGCGTGGACCTGCACCACGCGAAG TTGGTAGGGAGTTGCTTGGCTCCATCTGAGGGAGAG GACTCTGAGGGAGTGGAGATCATGTTGGGAGTTTGCTCAAGTGGCCTGCTCATCTACAGAGACAGGTTGCGAATCAACCGGTTCGCTTGGCCCAAAATCCTGAAGATCTCCTACAAGAGGAACAACTTTTACATCAAAATCCGGCCCGGCGAG TTTGAGCAGTTTGAAAGCACAATCGGCTTCAAGCTTCCAAATCACCGCGCTGCCAAAAGGCTGTGGAAGGTCTGCGTGGAGCATCACACCTTCTTCAG GCTCGTGTCCCCCGAGTCTCAACCGAAGAAGTTCCTGAGCCTGGGCTCCAAGTTTCGCTACAGCGGCAGAACGCAGGCTCAGAGCCGCAGGGCGAGCTCTATGATCAACAGACTCGCCCCGCTCGTCGAACGCTCCTCCAGCAAACGCTACAACATGTCGCTCAGCTTAGATGGAG CACCAATCGCGGAGAACCATGAGACTCCGATGAAGGACAGTGCCGCTGCTGGGGCGGCCAAAATCCTTACTAAGGGAGACCTTATCACCACGGTGACGACCGAGaaaaaggcagaggaggagaaggcggAGCAGGAGGACGCTCCGACGGATGCCGCAGAGACGCAGGAACCGACAACGCCGCTGAGACACGACACAAAG TGCTCCTCCCATGTGTACACAACCGACCCCCTCCGCTCAGAGCTCTCACTCCCCTCATCTCCCGTGTCATCACCTAAAGTACGGCGGAGGCGCAGGGAGAACGCGCGTAAACGGGCCTCGTCTGTCAGTCCGGCCAAGAGCACCGCCGGGTGCCGCCGCCGGCAAGCCCACGCCGACCGCAAGGCCGCCCTGCTGGACgagcaggtgctgctgctgtcggcCCGCAAGCAGCGGCTGGAGCAGGGCAAGAGCCGCGGCGGCacgctcttctccttctccctgcaCCTGCCCGACCTGTCCTCCTTGCTGGACGAGGACGGCTACATCTCCTTTCCCGACCTGTCGGAGATGCGCTTCCTCCCGATGTGCGCGCAGAACTTCATGGCGATTAAGTCCCCGTCGCTCATCCcctgcttcctcttcatcttcttcttcttgctctccacctccttctcggTGCCGTACGccctcaccctctctttccCCCTGGCGCTGTGCCTCTGCTACCTGGAGCCCAAGGCAGCCTCCCTGACCGCTTCCATAGCCCAGGGCTACCATGACCATGACAgttcagaggaagaggag ACTGACAGTGAACAAACTGATTTTGCCTTTGATGGGGAGATGACTGCCACGGAG TCGGACGCAGACGACGACTCTGAGATGCGGACTCAG GACACCTCGCCTCCGGAGGAGATGCTCAAACACCAGACCAACATCAGCGAACTGAAGCGCTCCTTCTTGGAGACGGGCGAGAGCTCGCCGGGCCTGACGGAGTGGGAGAAGAGGCTGTCCTCGTCCCCCGCGCACTCGCCCAGAGGGGACGAAGCGCCGATGATAGAGCCTCTGGAGCTGCAGGAT ACGAAAGACGAACCGCCTGCAAGCGAAGAAACAAAGGAGGAGGTAGAACCTAAAACCACCAAG GCGGCAGAATATCTGGTGAAGTATGTGGGGGATAGCGTCGCAACAGatttggcctcctcctctgggctaCACGGGATTAGTCCGTCAACCACTATGGACGACGACGTCTTCATGGACGGGACCCTCAGGGAGgtggacgaggtggccgagagGGAAGAGATTAAAGTCAGCCCGGGAgctgtcaggcaggaagtgtACCAGGCCATCAGTGACAAGAAAGGGACGCTCATAATCTTGAAGGAGGCCGACGATAAAGTAGACGCCGAGGGCAAAGAGACGGGCGCCGCgggtgaagaagaagagccgGCTCTCCGCGGAGAGGCTGAAGGCGGGGAAAACGAAGCAGTTATGGGAGTTGAGATATGGAGTCCTAAGATGGAAGCTAATGGCGTGACTCAGATTAAAGGTACTGACTCGCCTAAAAAGGCCATGGCGTCCTGGATATCCGAGGTGGTGAAGACCGAGGCCACCGAGGTCGTCGGTGCGTCGACGAAAGCCTCCGACGCCCCGCAGCCGGGTGAAGAGGTCCAAACAGAGCAGTCAAAGTCCGGCCCCTCTCAGATTACACCTCCCGAATCCTCGACTACATCCTTAGCAGTG TCTACGCTGGGATGGGTTCCCTCCTCCGAAAAG GGACCCCCTGAACCAGAGGAGAAGGTGGTGGTTGCCACGGAGACGGAGGCAGCACCGGCAGAGTCGACAGGCCCAACG GGTTGCGACGTCGTCGAGGTGGGAACCAAAGAGGTGCCCGTAGTCCACACGGAGACAAAAACGATCACCTACGAGTCTGCAGAG GTGGAGACTAATGGCGACGTGGACCCTGGGGTGTTGCTGAGTGCTCAGACAATCACCTCGGAAACCACCAGCACCACGAcaaccacacacatcacaaag ACGGTGAAAGGAGGAATATCAGAGACAAGAATTGAGAAAAGGATTGTCATTACAGGGGACACAGACATCGACCACGATCAG GCTCTGGCTCAGGCCATAAAGGAGGCTAAAGAACAGCATCCTGACATGTCAGTGACCAAAGTAGTGGTACATAAAGAGACAGAGATCAcgccagaggagggggaggactgA
- the epb41l3b gene encoding band 4.1-like protein 3b isoform X23, producing the protein MECKVALLDGSDFTLNLEKRARGHVLFDKICEHLNLLEKDYFGITCRDVENQKNWIDPGKELKKQIRTGPWNFAFNVKFYPPDPAQLTEDITRYYLCLQLRDDVVSGRLPCSFATHTVLGSYAVQSELGDYDPEELGSDYISELRFAPNQTKELEEKVMELHKTYKGMTPAEAEIHFLENAKKLSMYGVDLHHAKDSEGVEIMLGVCSSGLLIYRDRLRINRFAWPKILKISYKRNNFYIKIRPGEFEQFESTIGFKLPNHRAAKRLWKVCVEHHTFFRLVSPESQPKKFLSLGSKFRYSGRTQAQSRRASSMINRLAPLVERSSSKRYNMSLSLDGAPIAENHETPMKDSAAAGAAKILTKGDLITTVTTEKKAEEEKAEQEDAPTDAAETQEPTTPLRHDTKCSSHVYTTDPLRSELSLPSSPVSSPKVRRRRRENARKRASSVSPAKSTAGCRRRQAHADRKAALLDEQVLLLSARKQRLEQGKSRGGTLFSFSLHLPDLSSLLDEDGYISFPDLSEMRFLPMCAQNFMAIKSPSLIPCFLFIFFFLLSTSFSVPYALTLSFPLALCLCYLEPKAASLTASIAQGYHDHDSSEEEETDSEQTDFAFDGEMTATESDADDDSEMRTQDTSPPEEMLKHQTNISELKRSFLETGESSPGLTEWEKRLSSSPAHSPRGDEAPMIEPLELQDTKDEPPASEETKEEVEPKTTKSTLGWVPSSEKGPPEPEEKVVVATETEAAPAESTGPTGCDVVEVGTKEVPVVHTETKTITYESAEVETNGDVDPGVLLSAQTITSETTSTTTTTHITKTVKGGISETRIEKRIVITGDTDIDHDQALAQAIKEAKEQHPDMSVTKVVVHKETEITPEEGED; encoded by the exons ATGGAGTGTAAGGTTGCCCTGCTGGATGGCTCCGACTTCACCCTTAATTTGGAG AAACGAGCCAGAGGCCATGTGCTCTTTGATAAAATATGTGAACACCTCAATCTACTGGAGAAGGACTACTTTGGCATCACCTGCAGAGATGTAGAAAATCAGAAG AATTGGATAGACCCTGGCAAGGAGCTGAAGAAGCAGATCAGGA CCGGCCCCTGGAACTTTGCTTTCAACGTTAAGTTTTATCCTCCCGACCCCGCCCAGCTGACTGAGGATATCACAAG gtaCTACCTCTGTCTGCAGCTGAGAGATGACGTGGTTTCGGGCCGTCTGCCCTGCTCCTTTGCCACCCACACGGTGCTGGGCTCCTACGCAGTGCAGTCCGAACTGGGAGACTACGACCCCGAGGAATTGGGCAGCGACTACATCAGCGAACTGCGTTTCGCACCCAACCAAACCAAAGAGCTTGAGGAGAAGGTCATGGAACTCCACAAGACCTACAA GGGGATGACGCCAGCCGAAGCAGAGATACACTTCCTGGAAAATGCCAAGAAACTGTCCATGTACGGCGTGGACCTGCACCACGCGAAG GACTCTGAGGGAGTGGAGATCATGTTGGGAGTTTGCTCAAGTGGCCTGCTCATCTACAGAGACAGGTTGCGAATCAACCGGTTCGCTTGGCCCAAAATCCTGAAGATCTCCTACAAGAGGAACAACTTTTACATCAAAATCCGGCCCGGCGAG TTTGAGCAGTTTGAAAGCACAATCGGCTTCAAGCTTCCAAATCACCGCGCTGCCAAAAGGCTGTGGAAGGTCTGCGTGGAGCATCACACCTTCTTCAG GCTCGTGTCCCCCGAGTCTCAACCGAAGAAGTTCCTGAGCCTGGGCTCCAAGTTTCGCTACAGCGGCAGAACGCAGGCTCAGAGCCGCAGGGCGAGCTCTATGATCAACAGACTCGCCCCGCTCGTCGAACGCTCCTCCAGCAAACGCTACAACATGTCGCTCAGCTTAGATGGAG CACCAATCGCGGAGAACCATGAGACTCCGATGAAGGACAGTGCCGCTGCTGGGGCGGCCAAAATCCTTACTAAGGGAGACCTTATCACCACGGTGACGACCGAGaaaaaggcagaggaggagaaggcggAGCAGGAGGACGCTCCGACGGATGCCGCAGAGACGCAGGAACCGACAACGCCGCTGAGACACGACACAAAG TGCTCCTCCCATGTGTACACAACCGACCCCCTCCGCTCAGAGCTCTCACTCCCCTCATCTCCCGTGTCATCACCTAAAGTACGGCGGAGGCGCAGGGAGAACGCGCGTAAACGGGCCTCGTCTGTCAGTCCGGCCAAGAGCACCGCCGGGTGCCGCCGCCGGCAAGCCCACGCCGACCGCAAGGCCGCCCTGCTGGACgagcaggtgctgctgctgtcggcCCGCAAGCAGCGGCTGGAGCAGGGCAAGAGCCGCGGCGGCacgctcttctccttctccctgcaCCTGCCCGACCTGTCCTCCTTGCTGGACGAGGACGGCTACATCTCCTTTCCCGACCTGTCGGAGATGCGCTTCCTCCCGATGTGCGCGCAGAACTTCATGGCGATTAAGTCCCCGTCGCTCATCCcctgcttcctcttcatcttcttcttcttgctctccacctccttctcggTGCCGTACGccctcaccctctctttccCCCTGGCGCTGTGCCTCTGCTACCTGGAGCCCAAGGCAGCCTCCCTGACCGCTTCCATAGCCCAGGGCTACCATGACCATGACAgttcagaggaagaggag ACTGACAGTGAACAAACTGATTTTGCCTTTGATGGGGAGATGACTGCCACGGAG TCGGACGCAGACGACGACTCTGAGATGCGGACTCAG GACACCTCGCCTCCGGAGGAGATGCTCAAACACCAGACCAACATCAGCGAACTGAAGCGCTCCTTCTTGGAGACGGGCGAGAGCTCGCCGGGCCTGACGGAGTGGGAGAAGAGGCTGTCCTCGTCCCCCGCGCACTCGCCCAGAGGGGACGAAGCGCCGATGATAGAGCCTCTGGAGCTGCAGGAT ACGAAAGACGAACCGCCTGCAAGCGAAGAAACAAAGGAGGAGGTAGAACCTAAAACCACCAAG TCTACGCTGGGATGGGTTCCCTCCTCCGAAAAG GGACCCCCTGAACCAGAGGAGAAGGTGGTGGTTGCCACGGAGACGGAGGCAGCACCGGCAGAGTCGACAGGCCCAACG GGTTGCGACGTCGTCGAGGTGGGAACCAAAGAGGTGCCCGTAGTCCACACGGAGACAAAAACGATCACCTACGAGTCTGCAGAG GTGGAGACTAATGGCGACGTGGACCCTGGGGTGTTGCTGAGTGCTCAGACAATCACCTCGGAAACCACCAGCACCACGAcaaccacacacatcacaaag ACGGTGAAAGGAGGAATATCAGAGACAAGAATTGAGAAAAGGATTGTCATTACAGGGGACACAGACATCGACCACGATCAG GCTCTGGCTCAGGCCATAAAGGAGGCTAAAGAACAGCATCCTGACATGTCAGTGACCAAAGTAGTGGTACATAAAGAGACAGAGATCAcgccagaggagggggaggactgA